A window of Equus przewalskii isolate Varuska chromosome 6, EquPr2, whole genome shotgun sequence genomic DNA:
AGGACTATTTAGTCACAGAAAACTGCTAGAACATTTAGTAGGATTAGTGCAAGCCTATGACATTCTTGTCTGGGTCTGCTTCTACTTTCCAACCACTCCCTGTGGTTGGTGAGAACTGTAATTTCTCCAGAATGGGGCTTTGACATCTTGCTGTTGAAGAGCGAAGATGATTTGGGGTAGAGGGTGAAAATGCAGCAGCATTATCCGTAAAAGTGGCAAAACTGGTGATAAATTAACAGGGAAATCCCAGAGATCTACTAGCCCCAAACTGTGGTCCAGGATGGGGCAAGCAGTGAACCACGGAGAAATTTTACATAGAGATTCTGGAATTGAGAGAGCCAGGAGCCTACTCTCCACACCTTCATGGCTGACTGGGGAACTATGAGCACGTGCAGGAGAGACCCAGGAGGCCTAGCAGAAAGTAAAAGTCAGCTTTGAGAACTGCTTGATCTTTGGATGCATTCCCCAGCTCATACACAAATCCATTGACAAGGATGGAAACCTTACTGAGAAAAGGTGTTTGAAAACAACATATAAACTATGCAGACACAGGGGTGACACCCTAGACAGATAGgctgaaaaaatcaaaataagaatataaaatgtgaGCAGAGGCATCACCAGCCACATACCATAAGGGAGGAAAATCCCTTAGTTTTAGTCCAGGCAagttattataaaaagaaacaaaaactaacaataacagcattcaagaaaaaaattaaaatccagaatGCTGCAATTTCTTATCTAAAATGTTCAGTCTCAAcgaaaaaaattagaagacatgCAAAGAAGTACGTACACGTTACctatacttaagaaaaaaagttgataGAAATTGATTCAGAGTGAGACCAGAATAACATAATTCAATACTGTGAATTGCCACAGGTTTTTATATCAAAGTGTAATTAATGCAATAACAATAAATTAATAGTTTACTTGTGATTCTGATTACCATTGTAAGAATGAGTTAGCatggttttaaattaatttatcctAAGAGCCAAGTTCCTCATCCACAAAAGCAGGAATAAATGGTATATCCTTTATAAAGATATAGTGAGAATTCAAGGAGAAAGTGCCCATAAAGCACAGAACAACTTGATTTCTAAGAGCTGCCAGTTAAATAAGAATtgttaaaaacatagaaataacaATGGCCCCCTCCATCCAGGCCCCTGAAGTATGATGAtgggaaagcagccagagaaatgaaataagttaaaataaattgtttttatgaaATATCTTTGCTGCATCTCCTAATCCAGTCTTTCATCCATGACACATTTATCCTCTCTTGAttcccatttgtaaaacagaTGTTCTAATTCTTGTTTGACAGATTGTTATGTTTACATAAAGTAGGAGGATAGACTCCTGATAGGACTGACTCTAAGCTGTAGCTGGAACAGAAAAAGTGATCCCCACAAATAAGCTGTTAGTGAACAGAGATCACTTAATCTCTGGTTAATTTCAGGGAAAGTAGAATGGAGCTCTTCTCAGAGTGCAAGCTGAGGTAGCTATGGAGGAGGAACAGGAAATCTTACCTCTAAACGGTTTGTTGGAAAACCTGAGTGCCAAGCATGTAATCAGTCTTTATTCAACTTCACCAAAAGACTTCCTCATCCCAGTGTAGTTGCTTAACCATCAACTCTATGTTTTGGGAACGAGAGATCTTAAATGACACAAAGTGTACAAAAGCAATGACAAGGATGATGTTTCCACACCTAAATGAATCTAGATTGCTGATTTGGGGGAAATTCATGAGCATTTCCTCTTGCAACCAGACTAGGTAACAGATCCTCCTCATGAGCTTTTAGAATAGAACATGAACAAGGACACTGCCATAAGATGAGAGTCTTATGCAGCTAGCCTTTCGAGGATTTGGTGATAATTCAGAACACAGGAGCAACTGAGCAGCTGAAAATGAGGAAATCATCCTGGCAATTCTGGCTGCAAAGACCTGCCTGATCTGGAGATGGAGGATTCTACCTCAGGGGAGGCTGGGCGAGATGACCATTTGTGAAGGCCATCGTTAGAACTAGATCTCAGATGGATGGCTGAGGGGGCCACCAGCAGAGTCAGTGCCTGCTCCAAAACAAAATGTCACTGGTGGTTCCCCGGGGCAagggcaagaggaggaggagagttaGAGAAGGCCAAGGCTAATTCTAAAAGAAACTGGGAATGATTTCTTTGCCAGTGGGATTCTGTTTGCCACGAAGAAAAAGTACTTTGAGTGCCTACTGTTTTTGAGATTTGTTCAATTAAGTTATCtcattaaattctattttttgccCTTGGAAGCAAGTACAATCATTCCCTTTTAAATAGAGGAAACAGGTTCCGAGACCTTTCATACATTCACAACGAAAAAGTAAAGttaaagagagaaagcaggggccagcccggtggtgcagcggttaagtgggcaggttccacttcggtggcccggggtttgcatgTTCGGATCcaggctgtggacatggcactgcttggcaagccatgctgtggtaggtgtcccacatataaagtagaggaagatgggcatggatgttagctcagggccagtcttccttagcaaaaagaggaggattggcagcagttagctcagggctaatcttcctgaaaaaaaggagagagagaaagtagacagTGCAATCAGGTGCTTCTACTTTGGTACTGTGGGTGATTTAGAAGAGGGAGATGCAGGGTGCAACAGAACTTAGACTCAGCTACGGGGACACAGTGAGTGAGGCTGTTGCTTTCTCAGAGCCCTAACAAGAGGGGAAATTTAGCTGAAAGAAACGTGAAAACCTAATTTATTATCAGAGTGAGAACAATTGAGTTTGAGAGTGAGTCAAATCTGTGGGTGCTGATGTGGCAGAGGCATGTCTGTGAGTtgctaacctaaggaaagaaccCCCAGATCTGAGTATGAGATACAAATTCAAAGGGCCCCTTAGATCGTGCTTTACCAGTTCGGCACAAGGCATTTCTGCTGGGCCCATAGGACACAGGAATGTCCCTGACCAGTAAGGCTtaggaaataaaacaagtatCAGAGTGTTTTAGAAGGATCTTTAAATAAACTTATGCTAttatacaaatacatatgtataaagaGAAATGCAATACATGCATGGACGTACACAGACATGAATGTACACACATCCAGtgataaatgtatatatggaAAGATACGCATGCTCATAGATTAATACGAACTTGCAAATAAAATTCTACATAAAGGAGCATGGTTGTACATACACCTGCACACATATGAGTGCACAGGCAAGGGTTCATGTGTACATTTACATAAATTTACATACTTGCATATGTGCATAAAAGCATACTCACAGAGACAtgtccatacacacacatactcgcTCGTGCATGCGCATGATCCTGTTCTATATTTTCTCAGATTTTGACTTATGGTTCCCCAAGGAACACATCTGAGGATCGTCTGCTCTTGGCCCAATTGTTTCTGCAGGCCCAGAGGCAGCATGTTCTCCTGAGGCTGGTTTGCTTGTGTCTCCCAGGGGACTGACAGGAAAAACCGAGGGAAGGAGAGATGATAAAAGTTCTGGAGTCATGATAAAGAAGAAGACCAGTCAGCCCCTGCCTCCAGCCAGTGAGCTGCAGACTAGCCCTGAGACCAGCTACAGTGAGGGCAGGTGGGCCTTCATAGAGAAGGAGTGGCGTTTGCCCTGGAAGTCCAGCCTATTGGGTCAGAATGGGAAATTTGTTCTGGTGAGCTGACCCTGTGGTTTTTGTTCTGAGATGCAGCTCATTTCCAGCACACACcttatttcccctttctttctgtcACAAAAGACTCCTCCCTGGAGGACATACTTTTGTTCAAAAGCCTTGGTGTGGCAGAGGAACACTTAGAATCTGTTTTATCCATCGCCTCTCTGTTAATTCAGAAAACCTGGGGCAAGGAGTCCTCTATTTTCGTCCCCAAAGccaatttgttttaaattagatatttaattctgtttttaaatcgATCTTCATTTCTTAAACCTATTTACCCTCTTCTTGTTCACCTTCAGTACCAATATGCCTTCTCCTCTCCATCCCACGCAGGCAGCTACATAAGCTTTAGGGTCTGGTCGCTCTGAAACCCAGTTCCTCGGATGCCCTATGCTTTTCACTCTTCCCTCACCCACCTCTCGGGCTGACCAGGCTCCCATCTCACTCCTTATCACTGGCTCCTCCTACGGCTTTGGTTCAGGATTCCTTTCCCTCCTATCTTTAATTTCACTATTGCCACTGCGACTTTGTCAAGTCACTTCAAATGCCCATTTCTTAGTCTCCCAAGTTTTAAAATGGGTTGATTATGTCATTTTGTGTATATTGAGAATAAATAAGATGACGTATGAAGATAGCATACACAGGGCACCCTTCCAGAGTAGGTGATACATAGCACTAAATcagtacattttcttttctgttctcattGTTCTTACTTGTCCCCCTCTTTTCCAGACACCAGGCTTTAACCTCTCCTTATAATATTTCCCATTTAACCCTTGGATCTCATTCATTAGTGTCAATCTCTGACTTCCTACATAACAACTCCTCCTATACAATGAAGGCAAAGGACATTACATTATTTTTGTGTCCTCAAAGAGGCTGTCAtctgataaaagaaggaaaaatacttttctcACCAAACTCCCAGCCTAGAATAGCATCACTGTAAATTAGTGTGTACCTTCTTTCCTGTTGccctccttccctttatccttttccatttattaatCCTTGAAGGTATGCTTAAAAATAGTCTCTAGGTCTTCTTTGGAAGAGCTGGAAGACAACTAGGAGAAAGTCACCTAAACAACTAAAGTGCAATGTATGGAACCGACTGATTCCAGAGAGAAGTGCTGGGGGAGGCTGCTGAAGAAAGTGATCAACTGTATGCACTAGCAAGGAAGGACATCATGGAACCTATGTTTGAGTGACATGTTATGAAGGAGTGGTGGAggttgtatttgttttaaaatacaatttttaggTGAACTGAATTCTAGACtgcttaagaaaagaaaacaataataacagaaacaaaacaagatttaaaaaaaaaatcagaggaatgaccaggagagaaagacaagttAGGGTGTGTCAGGATTTAGAGAGGAGTCAAGTCAGGTTGCTAAATCTCCTCATCGGAGTGTCATAGGCATTAGAAGGTGCGCCATTCAGAGAGGATGCATGTATAGTTgtaaagaattttccttttatcttgtcGACAAAAATAGTCCATAACCgctctataaatgaaaattggggtgcgtttattctgagccaaatggGACGACCATATAGCCTGCGACattccttccctaaggaaggaaggacaccaaagaagtggagtgtacagagtggttatataccctcaaagagcatgtttcacatatgtttgaaatgtcccttttaccaatagtcacaagattgctgtgttggcacagcaattgatggacacagcagatagtaaGTCTGTTGTCtctgtggacacagcaggtagcaggtctgttgtcttgagctgggtggtcgaCCTGTGGGTGTGCACAGCGATCAGTTCCTACCTTAGGGAGAGCTGCTTATCcataaggaaatgccaatatgggggaaGCTGCATctttaaggccatttgttcttgtctttgggacatagccaatgcttaaagcagatatacaatgcatgctcaacggccacaacTGGTGCTTTTGGAAAagcaaggtcaggccaaattagatTTACACtgaatggcttcctcatatactccaatatatcctatttcttgccatttatttgtcagTCTTAAACAGTGGTGTGGGGAACAAAAGTCACTACTTACcttattaattaaaattgatGGATGATGTTCGGATGCCACTAACCTCCTCTATACCAGACTATTTTGAAGTGCCAGGGGATATCATGCATGTTAGAATCAGTTTGCTTCACTTTTGTTGTTGTAGTCTCCAAAATTAAGATACTAGCTAATAGACTATGAAGATGTCAAACCCAAAGTTTAGGCTGGCTCCTGGACCACttttccctccccagagcctGCATCATGGCCAGGCATATTCTCTCTCAACTTTTCTGCTCCCTTTTACATGGCAGGTGATACTCAGTACTGACAGTTCTATGCAGTGGCTCACTCCTCatgcaaacatttttttgtttctttgcttgtttgtgtTTAATACTCAGAGGAGCTTGTGGAAAGCAACAGACTCTTTTAATCTGTGTGAGATGCAGTGTCCTTGAAGGATCAGGAAGCAGTGTCAAATGATTTTCTAGAGATATTCCAGATACTTGTAGTGACGCAGTATAAGACCAGGATAAACGTACAACGCTGATATCTTCAATCTGGAAAATTTTAGGCAGTTAAGAAATTTgcttatttgcaaaataaattaaaaaataaatattatccatAAGGATGGGGAGCGAATGatctgaatgaaaaaagatataaaaattcaatGCCTGATTTATATTGAtataattattagtattattatttcacCAATAGTAACAATTATTGAAAATGTAATGTAGGCTAACTGCTCCCTACACATTAACTTGTTTAAGCCTCAAAACAAGTCTATGGGGCTATGTATTATGATTATGTCTGctttacaggtggagaaatgGAGACCCAGACAGAAAGTGACTGAGCCGGGATTCCAGCTGAGAAAACCTGACCCCACGGTCTGCAGTCCTACCTTTTATGCGAACTGCTCTGAAATTCCAAAATACATAACGTGAAATGTGGGATCCATAAATAAGGTATACAATTATAAATGAATAGTGCTAAATAATCCaaggaaatttctaaaaatatatcgAAACATCAAGCACTTTAAACAGGAAGTAAATGACTTAGGCTAATAAGATGCTAAATTGAGGCAAGGAAGGGTTGAGTTGAAAGGGACAGTATACCCCAAATATTAATTAGAGAAGAGATCAACCTCAGAGTATCAGCAACATAAGTGGTTCCTAGTTAAGGGACACCCTTATGTCATCACTAAAGTTTATCCCTCAGTGAGAAGGCATAGGTCTTCATTGAAGATCTAATGTCTCCTGAAATGGCCAATGTTCCTTTCTTATAACTGGTGATTACTGAtagtttataaaattcttttatatacattattatattgtctcctcttaatttttattctatgtgGGATTGTCTTCATATTACAGATTTAAAGTAAGTTCACAGAATAGACcactggaaagaaaaaatcaggAGTTTAAAATCATATCTGCAGATTCAACTGTATCACATCTTTTAATAcctccagcttcctcatctccagTACATTCCCTCTTATATCATTCTGGTTTTGCTTGTTTCCAGTTGGGGTGGTCAGATCTATTTTCTATATCTGATAAGTGAGAGAgcaattttttcctctctcattttttttttctagcacaGAAGTTTGGTTGATCTTCCAACCATCACAGATATATCTGCTTGGTATGCAGAGGTCTTTTCTTTTCACCTTAACAGATATATTTGTTTTAGATAATGTAAACAGATACCAGTTGCCTTCCCAGGCAGGGTTCCAGAAGGCATGAGCACTACTGAGGTGGGCCATCATGGATTAAAATTGCCATTATTTCTGCAGTTTCAGACACATGATCTGAAGGCACTATACTCTAGGTCTCTTGTCCGTGTGTCCAAACACACAGTAAGCATTGGTTAATCACATTGCAATGTGTGTATTCACAACAGGAGAGGAATTTTCCAATGAGTAGAATAATTCTTTCCATTGATGGAATTCCATTGGGCAAAATACATCTTTTCATTAACCTTTATAACTAGACTTTTTTCTACACTCTCTCCCACCATGTGTCAAAACCAAAGTAATCATCCAGGAGGTTGTGGGATGAACATGGAGAACTGAGCCCATTTTAAGGATGTTTTCTCCAGGTAAACCTAGATAATTCTGTGTTTCAAATGGAGAACATTCTTTGATGCTGCTTGGACTGGCAGGGATGGATATTTAGAATCTTTATCTACTGAGCAATTCTACACTGACATTGAAATACTTTTGTTCTTAATccctgtcctcatctgtaaattaaaaCCCAACATGCTCTAAAAGGGAATTATATAATGTCTGAAAGATTACTGCTTTCTTTATGCCGATGTCTTTGCAATGATATCTTCTTTAAACCACACAATAACATCTCTTTATAGGGATGTGAGAAACATTTAATTCCTAACAAATATACTTAGTGAAACCACTATGGGGATAGTTTGAATTATGAATGATAAAATACTCTACCAGATTTCCTTATTCTGGAGTATACTTTTTTGCAATCATGACTCCACATTTTTATTTAGCATTGAAGACCAAAAGCAACTGGTTATGCACGGGAGGAAGGACATACTTCGGCAGATAGTACCATACAGAGAAATTTGTTGGTCCCTCTGTCTTCAATAATCTTTGTGTGTCTCACTCTAGTTTGCATCCCTGGTCCCTGCCTAGGTTGAATTCCCCAGACTCCAGACTCAGGAAAATGTTCAACAGCAGTCAATTCAccccaaaatattttctactgaCTGGTCTCCCTGGTCTAGAGGACTTGTACTCTTGGTTTATCTTCCCATTCTGCTTGACATATCTTGTGGCCCTTTTGGGCAATAGTCTGATCCTCACAGTGATCAAGAAAAACACCTCTCTGCACCAGCCGATGTACCTATTCCTAGCTATGCTAGCCTTTGCAGAGCTTGGTGTCTCTGCTTCTACACTGCCCACTGTGCTGGGCATCTTCCTTTTCGGTGCCAATGAGATCTGCTTTGAAGCTTGCCTTTTGCAAATGTTCTCCATACATTCATTTTCCATCCTTAAGTCAGGAGTTCTGCTGGCCATGTCTGTGGACAGCTTTGTGGCCGTCTACAATCCACTGCGGTATACCACCATCCTGACCCTTTCTCGTATTGCTGGCACTGGTGCTGTACTTGGACTGAAGAGTATGATGCTCATGTTTCCACTGCCCTTTCTCCTGAAGCGTCTTCCCTTCTGTGGCCACAACATCCTCTCCCACTCCTATTGTCTTCACTCAGATCTAATCCAGCTGCCCTGTGGGGACACTCATCCCAACAGCATTCTGGGGCTCTGCATTGTTACTTCCACTTTTGGGCTGGACTCGCTGCTCATCATCATCTCGTACGTGCTGATCCTCTACACAGTGCTGGGCATTACCTCTGGGGAGGGACGGTGGAAGGCCCTCAGTACATGTGTATCACATATCTGTGCAGTACTTGTGTACTATGTGCCCATGATTAGTGTCGCTCTGTTGCACCGCTTCAGGAAGCATGCTGCACCTGCTCTCCGACTACTCCTGGCCAATGTCTATCTTCTGGTGCCTCCTGTACTCAATCCCATCATTACAGCATTAAGACCAAGCAGATTCGCCAGGGGCTAATCCAATtctttcctcaaagaaaatattaaggagaTTAGGGCCAATGAAGTGGTTACCCTCAAGCCAGGTGGTTATATCACCAAAGGTggtctgggagggagggagtgctCATCACTTGGTCAAAATTAGAAGGCTTAATGATGCTGCATGTTACAGAATGTGTAGAGAACAAACATTTTCGTACACTATATGCTGTAATCTGTATTAGTATAGTATAGTgttttttctgctattttgttgtttgtgtcaACTTAAAATGAACATACTCtttaacccagaaattccacttcttaGCACTTCTGTAGATTTATACTCTTATGCTTGTTCATGGTCACTTGAATAAGAAGTGAATAAGAGACTTTAATTTGAGTAAGAATTTTCATTTCAGCAATGTTTgatataagattttaaaaaactggaaaaactaaCTGGCCACCAATAGGTAAATAGTTGACCCAGATTAACAGGTGTTCAGTCAGCTGGATATCTTCAGTCAGTTGGAGAATATGATGTGTGAGGTTTCAGAAGTTGTACTGAGTTGAAGTCACTGCAGAATAAATGTTAGTGGGGTAACATGAGAGAGGAAAATTTATTGAGAGCCTTATTTTCCTTGGATTTGTAGGGGCCTGGGTTTACATTGTCCCTATCTCCCTCATAGTGGATGTTAAGGTTGGTTGTCCCCTGCACCCCCCCCCATTCTATTATGCATTAACAGCACCTTTTGTTTCTTGTCATTTCTCCCATAAACATGTCACATTTGTAATCAAGTAATCAtctgtatatgttttatttttttattgtctctctAGCCCAGTACATTTTATGTCCATAAGGCATGGACTGTCTCTTTTGCTTACTACATACAGCCAGGGACTCCTATAATGTCTGGAATATTCTagctatttaataaatatttggtaaatgcataaatgaattattgaatgaattaatatggGTCTACACATATTTCTTTGATTCCTATATTTATTTTACCTCCTTTCTTCTGTGTGTATTAACCCCTCC
This region includes:
- the LOC103553447 gene encoding olfactory receptor 51I1-like → MFNSSQFTPKYFLLTGLPGLEDLYSWFIFPFCLTYLVALLGNSLILTVIKKNTSLHQPMYLFLAMLAFAELGVSASTLPTVLGIFLFGANEICFEACLLQMFSIHSFSILKSGVLLAMSVDSFVAVYNPLRYTTILTLSRIAGTGAVLGLKSMMLMFPLPFLLKRLPFCGHNILSHSYCLHSDLIQLPCGDTHPNSILGLCIVTSTFGLDSLLIIISYVLILYTVLGITSGEGRWKALSTCVSHICAVLVYYVPMISVALLHRFRKHAAPALRLLLANVYLLVPPVLNPIITALRPSRFARG